From a single Nicotiana tabacum cultivar K326 chromosome 8, ASM71507v2, whole genome shotgun sequence genomic region:
- the LOC107775895 gene encoding uncharacterized protein LOC107775895: MGSPTESESMDTESTSTQGESIDSPKIEKISVWDLPDVPQGKLPPHLELQRTRVKCDFLAPTNTQNIQYSGAYASMGVDNSVRFEQFRNNFKVEVVRLDEDELEFDMIGIDPSLANAFRRILIAEVPTVAIEKVLIANNTSIIQDEVLAHRLGLIPIKVDPRLFEYMSENDVPNEKNTIVFKLHAHCEKGGDRLRVLSSELKWLPSGSEFILGTESQASNSSAKPKTYTSFSCSQDSLPEFSNGPIAPRDADIIIAKLGPGQEIELEAHAVKGMGKTHAKWSPVATAWYRMLPEVVLLQDIEDDEAEELVKKCPVKVFDIEDIGKGKKRATVARPRACTLCRECIREEGWDKNVAVRRVKDHFIFTIESTGALPPEVLFTEAVKILEEKCERVITELS; the protein is encoded by the exons ATGGGTTCCCCGACAGAGAGCGAGAGCATGGATACCGAGAGCACATCGACACAAGGGGAGAGTATCgattctcctaagatagaaaagaTTTCAGTATGGGATTTGCCGGACGTGCCGCAGGGGAAGTTGCCCCCACACCTTGAGCTCCAGAGGACTCGCGTTAAGTGTGATTTTTTAGCTCCCACTAATACCCAGAATATACAATACTCAGGTGCCTATGCTTCTATGGGTGTCGATAACAGCGTGCGCTTTGAGCAATTCCGCAACAATTTCAAAGTGGAAGTTGTGAGACTTGATGAGGACGAATTGGAGTTTGACATGATTGGTATTGATCCTTCCCTTGCCAACGCCTTTCGCAGAATCCTCATTGCTGAG GTCCCAACTGTGGCTATTGAAAAAGTTCTTATTGCGAACAATACATCCATTATCCAAGATGAAGTGCTCGCTCACAGACTTGGTCTCATTCCAATTAAGGTCGATCCAAGGCTGTTTGAGTATATGTCAG AAAATGATGTGCCTAATGAAAAGAATACAATTGTTTTCAAACTCCATGCTCATTGTGAAAAAGGTGGCGATCGACTTAGAG TCTTGTCCAGTGAGCTAAAGTGGTTACCCAGTGGCAGTGAATTCATACTGGGAACGGAAAGTCAAGCATCAAATTCGTCTGCGAAACCAAAAACTTATACTTCATTCAGCTGTAGTCAGGATTCTCTACCAGAATTCTCGAATGGCCCAATTGCCCCGAGAGATGCAGATATCATTATAGCTAAACTTGGACCTGGTCAG GAGATCGAGCTAGAAGCTCATGCTGTTAAAGGCATGGGTAAGACACATGCAAAGTGGTCTCCTGTGGCTACGGCTTGGTACAGGATGCTCCCTGAG GTTGTATTATTGCAAGATATTGAAGATGATGAAGCAGAAGAACTTGTGAAGAAATGTCCGGTTAAGGTGTTCGATATTGAAGATATTGGTAAAG GTAAAAAAAGGGCAACTGTTGCACGACCGAGGGCTTGCACCCTTTGCAGGGAATGCATCAGAGAGGAAGGTTGGGATAAGAATGTAGCAGTGAGACGTGTAAAGGACCATTTCATCT TTACTATAGAGTCAACTGGAGCATTGCCACCTGAGGTGCTGTTTACTGAAGCTGTGaagattttggaagaaaaatGTGAACGGGTGATAACAGAGCTGTCGTGA
- the LOC107775896 gene encoding nucleotide-sugar uncharacterized transporter 2-like — MTFNFMVAVGIILGNKLVMGRVGFNFPIFLTFIHYCCAWILLAVFKAFSLLPASPPTKSTPFSSLFSLGVVMAFASGLANASLKHNSVGFYQMAKIAVTPTIVIAEFFLFKKTVSLHKVVALAVVSVGVAVATVTDLEFNLFGACIAIAWIVPSAVNKILWSSLQKQTNWTALALMWRTTPVTIFFLVALIPWLDPPGVLSFKWNVHNTTAILISALLGFLLQWSGALALGATSATSHVVLGQFKTCVILLGGYFLFGSDPGWISICGAVTALGGMTVYTSLSIKESREKASDQLPKHSLPPQKLKSTEDDNSKYSPSENSPSVV; from the exons ATGACCTTCAATTTCATGGTTGCAGTTGGAATAATATTGGGAAACAAACTT GTTATGGGCAGAGTTGGAtttaattttccaattttcttaaCTTTTATTCACTACTGCTGTGCTTGGATACTACTTGCCGTCTTCAAGGCTTTCTCATTGCTTCCAGCTTCTCCTCCCACTAAATCAACGCCATTTTCTTCACTGTTTTCTTTGGGTGTTGTGATGGCTTTTGCCTCTGGCCTTGCCAATGCAAGTCTGAAGCATAACAG TGTGGGTTTTTATCAGATGGCTAAAATTGCTGTTACTCCAACCATTGTCATTGCAGAGTTCTTTCTTTTCAAGAAAACCGTATCTCTTCACAAA GTTGTGGCATTGGCTGTCGTGTCAGTAGGCGTTGCAGTTGCAACTGTCACGGActtggaatttaatttatttGGGGCTTGTATAGCAATAGCATGGATTGTTCCAAGCGCTGTAAATAAAATTCTTTGGTCAAGTCTCCAGAAACAAACCAATTGGACTGCTCTCGC GTTGATGTGGAGGACAACCCCAGTGACTATTTTCTTCTTGGTAGCTCTAATACCTTGGTTAGATCCTCCTGGAGTGCTATCCTTCAAATGGAATGTCCATAATACGACTGCTATTCTAATTTCAGCTTTACTTGGTTTTCTCTTGCAATGGTCTGGAGCTTTAGCACTTGG AGCTACATCAGCGACATCACACGTTGTTTTAGGACAATTCAAGACTTGTGTGATCCTGCTAGGAGGATATTTCCTGTTTGGTTCAGATCCAGGGTGGATAAGTATATGTGGCGCCGTTACAGCTCTTGGTGGAATGACAGTTTATACATCCCTTAGCATAAAGGAATCAAGAGAAAAGGCGAGTGACCAGCTCCCGAAGCACAGCTTACCTCCTCAAAAACTCAAGAGTACTGAAGATGATAACTCCAAATACTCACCTTCAGAAAACAGTCCAAGTGTCGTCTGA